CAGGCGTGGCTGCCTTCACCTTGGCCCACCTGCTCTACCTCTGGGCCTTCGGCCTCACTCCCCTGCAGCCCGGCCTCCTGCTGCGTATCGTCCTGGCTTGCATCCTGTGTTACTGCCTCCTGCTTTGGCACCTCCCACCCAACATGGTCCTGCCCCTGATGGCTTACTCCCTAGTCCTGGCCGCCATGCTGTGGCGTGGCCTGGCCAGGGGCGGGAGTGCCAGCTGGGGTGCCCTGCTCTTCATGCTTTCGGATGCTGTGCTGGCTTGGAACACCTttgcccagcccctgccccatgcCCGCCTGGTGATCATGACCACCTACTATGCCGCCCAGATGCTCATCACCCTGTCGGTCTTCCAGGGCCCCAGGCTCAAGTCCACCTGACTGGGGGCCAAGACAGGCAAGTGTCcgcaccctcccctcctccaaggaCCTGGGCCCCCAAGACCAGCGAGGCCAGAGAAATACCCTTGGGGGCAAGAGCCAGGCCTGCAGACTCCTGTCTGCGGTACTGGTCTATCTGGAGACACATGGGAACCGTTGGCAGAAATTCAAATGCACCACCGAGTTCCCACTCAGTTCTGATTCCAGATTCCAGGCCCCTCAACCAGATCTACACTGGACCCTCCTCGGCCTCCCGCTTTCCTCTGTGATCCCGGtgtgcctccccttccctctggcctggaTCTCTTTCTCTTGCCTAAGTAAAGCGGGCATTGAAGCTGTGACATCTGTTATTTGGGGAAGGGCGTGAGGGCAGGGAGGATCACAATAACAGCAAAtggttcttttcccttttttgcccacaaaattgaccattttaatcacttctaagtgtacagttcagtggcattaagtactttCACAGTGTTGTGGATTGAACACTTGCCATGAAATCTACACTCGGAACACGTTTGCTGTGCGGTGTTGTTACCTATACCTACAGCAGACCCCCCGTGGACCAGTCCTGGTGCCAGGGCTTAGGGGACATGGAAGTGCCCCCTCCCCCCGCAGGGCCTGTTGACGATGGGGGGATTCATTATACCCATTGGACAGGTGAGGATTTTACAGACTGAGAGCAGGAGGAGACTGGTCAATATGTTAGTTTCCTATGACTGCAAATTACTctaaactggatggcttaaaacaacagcaacttgttctgtcacagttctggaggcccagaagtccaaaatcaaggtgttgtcaGGCTGTCCTCCCTCCAAGGCTCCAGGGAGGGTCCTTccagcctcttccagctcctgacGGCCGTACCCAGCCCTGGAGCGCCTTCATTTCACGTGGCATCCTCTCCCTCTGTGAGTCTGTCCTCTCCTAAGGACACCAGTTGGATTCAGGGTCCACCCTAAATCCGGGATAATCTCATTTTGAGATCCTGAACTTAATTACATCTCCAAAGACTCTGTTTCTAATTAACATCACGTCCATAGGTAGTGGGCCCTGACTTGGGCACGTCTCTTCGGGGGACGCAGTTCAGTGCACTGCAGTCACATGCAGTATCAGGAGAGAGAGTTGAGGAGGTGAGGAAACTCAAAGATGAGGGGAGCTTGGAGGAAGGGGTAGGTAACCACGTGGTGGGAATAGAGTACCGAGGAAGGAAGAAGCCGAGCGTGGCAGCTCACTGCCCCTCTCGGCCTCAGGTTCTGCGTGTGAGGGCAGGAAGCAGTCAGAGCTGCTCTCCAAACCCTGCTCAATTTCCACATccatgatttgtttttaaaaggaccCTTACAGCAGAGAGGAGACTTCTATGTCTATGATGTGCGTTTAAAAGGGCCTCATAGCAGAGAGGAGTCTTCTACATTCATGATGTGCTTTTAGGGACCCTTCAAGCTCACCCTTTTTTAGTGGCTGCCCCATCTTCAGACCAGGATCCCCACTCACCCTAGAGGAAGGTCTCAGCCCAGATGAGGCAGGTGATCAGGGTGGGGTGCCCTGCTCTTCGCAGTCTCAGATACCATGTTGTCCTGGGATGCCTGCCTTCAGCCCCAAACCCAGCTGGCGGCGATCACCACCTCCTGCGCTGCCCTGGTCCTCATCACTCTCATCCATTAAGGGTGCAAGGCTCAGGATAGAttaactggggtgggggtggggggtaaatGAGTGAGCACCCTTCCCCCTCCTAAAGGGCTCCCCAGAACAACCTCCCACCCCTAGGGAAAAGTACTGAGGTGTGATATTTCCAGCCACCATCTCTCTGAGCACCAcgttctgttgttttttttttttaaattgagatgtgATCAacacataacattgtgtaagtttaaggggtactagtgttgatttgatacatcaATACACCTCAGTATGATTACCCCCTTAGTCTTAGCTGACACCCCTATTGCATCACAAAATTACCTTTCTTATTTGTGGTGGGACCAATTAAGATCTAGCCTTTTAGGAGCTTTGAAGTTTCTAGTATAATATTGTCGACTATAATCACTTATACTGTGACCATGTTCTGCTCAAAGGCGTTTATGTCCAAttcctggagaaaaaaatgttacgATCGCAGCTTTACAGACATATACTTCATATACCAACTGCCCATTTAAAGTGTGCTTGTCAGAGGTTTTCAGTATGTTCGTAGAGTCATGCCCCTATCATAATGACCTTAGAACATTTACGTCATCCCAAAAGAGACCTCGTACCTTTTAGCTGTTGCCTCCCCAGTCACCCATCCTCTTCAGCCCAAGGCCACCACCAGCATAGTTCATCTTTAAACGTTGGCGTGATCAATCATTTGGGTGGTTACCAGATGTTTCACAATGATAAATGATTATGACTCTGCGCTCAGTTCCGGTATGGGGCTCTCTCCGCACACCATCAAGCAAGTCTCCAGCACCACCAGCTGGGcatcctacaattcaactcaatccTGACATTATCCCACAGGTTCAGGACTCATTCCTACAGggcttcccctttcccctctgtctccacatgttcaccaacccagCAGGCTGAGCATAAACTGAGACCAGTCTGGGTCTGGGTGACCTGACCCCTAGTTCAGGGTCACTCCAGTTTCATTTCCACATGGAGTTCTGGCCTTTCCAgtgcaagtcttttttttttttttttttaaacatgtagtctttttttaaatttattttttggggaggtaattaagtttctttcttattggaggtactggggattgaacccaggatgtcatACGTGCTAAGCaggctctacctctgagctacaccctcttCATCCGTACCACCACCCCACACCATGCAAATTCTTCACTTGACCGCATCCTACTGTTGTGCTCAGACTCACCCTGAAGTCATCTCCCCCTCCGGGACAGAGGCGTCCTGTGTGTCACACTGTGGTTAACTTCCCAGTCTGTCTCACCGCAGCGCGAGCTTGGCCAGGCCTGGAAGAGTCCGTTTGCCCTTGGAGTCCCTGGGGCTCATTCAGTCTGCGGTCCCGCCTGCAGGAAGCTGCAGGTGTTGGGTGAACACACCTGCAGGGAATGGCTTCAAGAGAATGAGCAGATACGCTTCAGTTCTTGAACCACACAGGGAGAGGAAAGCATGGGGCAGAGGGACCGACTGACAGTCACAGGACAACAAAAGTGGTGAGGAACTCCTGGGAATGCTGACGGGGTCACAaatgggtggtggagggagacagGGTTGGCGGCTG
This Camelus bactrianus isolate YW-2024 breed Bactrian camel chromosome 9, ASM4877302v1, whole genome shotgun sequence DNA region includes the following protein-coding sequences:
- the TMEM86B gene encoding lysoplasmalogenase TMEM86B, which codes for MDARKEGPPRKPCFSAQPHVVRWLSPFFLTCAVYFLLWIPEDQPSWVGALVKCLPILSLVVFLWTVPSGGGHHFLLQGALLCSAVGDACLIWPEGFLHGVAAFTLAHLLYLWAFGLTPLQPGLLLRIVLACILCYCLLLWHLPPNMVLPLMAYSLVLAAMLWRGLARGGSASWGALLFMLSDAVLAWNTFAQPLPHARLVIMTTYYAAQMLITLSVFQGPRLKST